The Geminocystis sp. NIES-3708 genomic sequence CCGTTGTTTCTTCAATCAAAATAGGTTGATGTTTTTGATTAATCTCAGCAATTATTTTGGGAAAATCAAGTTGTGGTTGATTAATTTTGATGGTTTCCATCTTCGTTGAAATTTTTATCAAGTTAACTATTCAATCATAAACGATGCCTTTAAGAAATAGTTGTAATATCAATACTATCAATCTAATCTCAAAATTGTGAGACGGTGGCAATACCCTTTCCATACAACATATATTTTTATTAAAATTAAGTTACGATAAAACCTCAATAATATAACATGATAAAATAAAAGACGGATATTACTATATTACGAGCAATAAATAGTTTGACAAAAACACATGAAAATTAAAGCTATAGTTCATACTGCCGAAGAAGGAGGATATTGGGCAGAAGTACCTATTTTTGATGGTTGCTATACCCAAGGTGAAACTATTGAAGAGGTTTTAGAAAATCTCCAAGAAATAATCAGCTTATATGTCGAAGACGAACCCGAAAATCTTAACCCTTCTGAATCAGGTATTTGAGTTAAATGTATGAAATCAATATCAGGCAAAAAGTTAGGGCAGATATTGGAAAAAAAAGGTAGGCGATTAATTAGGATAAAAGGTAGCCATTATCGTTATCAAAAAAATCATACAAGCATTTCTATTCCTGTTCATGGCAATCAAGATTTAAAAATTGGATTGTTAAAATATGAAAAAAGCCAATTTAACCGAGTTGGATTTAATTTAATGGTTGAATAACTCCCCACATCAATCGAAGATAAAAATTGTGGAAAGGTGGACATTATCCATCCTATATTTAGTAAAGGATTACTACGGTTGACATACCCAAAACCCATTTGAATCAAATCGTCTTCCTCTAAGCGTACCTTCTCAACAAGTATCCCATTTTACATCACCAGCAGGTTTAGCTTTGCCACCTGATACTTCCCAATAATAACCTGTGTCTTTAACCACATTACCAAAATAAAAAGTTCCTTTATTAGCAATATCACGACTGGCACATAACCAAAATCCATTGGATTGAAAATCTCTTCCTACTAAGACAGTATTTTGTGGACAAGTATCCCATCTCGCTTTACCAGCACTAATTGCTTGTCCTCCTGAAAATCTATACAAAAAACCTGCATCATTACGAATTATACCTACAAATATTGTATTTTTTGGCGAATTTGTTTGAGCCTTTGTATCGGAAGTAATGCTTGTTAACGTTGTTAAAGTCAAAGTTGTGCAAGTCAATAAAGTTGCTAAATATTTTTTATTCATGATTCCATTTTTCGTTAGATTATTGTTTTTAAGTTCTCGTTTGAATATAAATTTAAGAATACCCCTTCAAAAACATTTTGGAATACGCTCAAAGACTGATAAAGAAGGGACTTTTATAAAAAATTATTACAAAAGACTTCTTTTACTGAGGGGGCGACAATGAAGGTAAACAGACGATGGCATAAGAGATTGAAGCTGGTAATCTGGATAAAAATAAGATGTTTTTAGTTTTTATATTAATTACTATAGAAAAAGATGTTTCAACTTCCCCAATTTTATCAGGAGTATTTAAAAAAACAGTTTAATTTACCTCAATATTTAACTCTTTGTCTTTTAGTTAATTTACTTCAAAATCTTAAAACTGTTAGGTTAGAAGAAATGGCAAAACTTTTTCCTTATCCGATTAAATTAAGAAGTAGAATTAAAAAGTTACAAAGATTTTTAAGTCTGAAAAATTGGAAAGTTGAAACCATATGGTTTCCGATTTTAAAATCATGGATTATGAACCAATGGGAATCAAACAAAGTAATTTATTTAGTCATTGATAGAACACAGTGGCAAAACATTAATATATTGATGGTAAGTTTAGTTCATCATCAAGGAGCTATCCCTGTATATTTTATCTGATTAAATAAAAAAGGAAGTAGTAATTTATCAGAACAAAAACAAGTATTAGAAGCAAGTATTAATTTATTAATTGAATATAAAATAATCGTTTTAGGAGATAGAGAATTTTGCTCTGTGGATTTAGCAAAATGGTTATCAGTAGAGAAACAGGTTTATTTATCTCTACGTTTAAAAAAGAGTGAATATGTGGAGTTAGAAACTGATATATGGTTTCGATTGAGTGAATTAGGTTTATCTCCAGGATTCTCCGTATATTATCGAGGAATAAAAGTTACAAAAACCAAGGGATTCTCAGGAATTAATTTAGCAGCAAAATGGAAGAAAAACTATAGACATAAATCGAGTAAACAGCCATGGTTTATTCTCACAAATTTAGAAAGTATGTCGGAAACAATCTCTGCTTATTCCAAAAGAATGGGTATTGAAGAAATGTTTAGAGATTTTAAATTAGGAGGTTATAACTTAGAAAGTACAAAACTTGAAAATGAACGACTAATTTCTTTAATTATACTGATAACATTATCCTATAGTTATTCAACATTTATAGGAGAAGAAATTAAAAGAAAAGGAATAAGTGAATATCTAGTTAGACCCACAGAAAAAAGAAGAAGATATAAAAGATATAGTGATTTTTCTATTGGTTTAAATGGGATAAAATGGCTAAGTGAAATCTGCTTTTTTCAAGAACAATTAGATAAGTTAACCTCTTTATTTCCTCAGAAACAGTCCTATTATCGTCAAGGTATGAGGGCTATTTCCCTTATCCAATCTGCATTCTGAATGTTCTGTCGCCCCCTCAGCTTCTTTTAGCTTAAAATGACTGGTAAAGACTGAAATCAACCTTGAATAATAGTTATGGATACTCAAGAACTGGTGAACTATTTGGATGAATTGCTATACGACTCTACAGGTAAGCACATCGATAGTTTGCAAGTAGCTATTTTAAAGGGTGTCTTAAATGGAGAAAAATATCAGGATATTGCGAGTGATTATAAATGCAGTGCTAGTCATGCTAAAGATGAAGCCTATAAACTGTGAAGATTACTTTCACAAACGTTCAATGAAGATATAAATAAGTCAAATTTTAAGGCGATAATTGATAGAATAATATCAAAAAATAATCAAGGTGTTGTTGTTAATCAAAGTAAAATTGATAGGTTTAATTTTTGTCATAATTACCATCCTAAAATAGAAGAAAATGAGGATGTTATTAGTGACGATAAAATTTTAATTGACTCTGCTCAAAAGAAGATAAAAAGAGACACTATTCCCCGTTTAATGAAATTAGGTTTAAATGCGGAACAAATTGCCAAAGCCGTAGATTTACCCATTCATGAAGTGAGAAAAATTATTTCTCAAATGCTTAAATTGTAAGGTGTGATCGACTGAATGCGTAAGTTCTATAATTACTAATTATCTGTTAACTTAAGGTTAGTTTATGTTGAATAATAATAACACGAGAAGCACTTTGTTTGGCATCTTTTTTATTTTTACCATAACCTTTAGAGATAATAGTTTTATCATCGCAGATTAGGCTAATTGTACAAGTAAAAAATCCGTCAATATTTAAAAAATTATATTCAGGATAACCTAATTGATTTAGTTGACAAAAATGGTATAATTTAGATACCCAATCTGATTCTTCGATAACATTTTTTTCTTTTTTCTTTTCTTCTTTTTCTTCGATATTAATAGACTCAATATTCTTGATATTATGGGGTAATTCTTCCTCCGCAACAATTTCTTCTACTGCAAATAAATTTGGTTCATCGATTAATTGATTATTAAGATACGATTGAATATAAGCTAAGGAAGATTTTTGCTTTGCTTTCGTTTTTTTTGTATCAAATTGAGGTTGTGGATGGGTTAACTCATTTACATAACAATAAGCAATATATTTTTGAGTTTTTTGATGATAGTCAATTTTGTATTCTACCACAGCACCAGTCAATTGAGAATGAATTAAAAGTACTGATATAGTATCAAGATTAGGGTTATCAAAATACTTATTTATTTTACCTTGAAACCAAATTTTATATAAATCTTTAGGTAATAAATTGTTGATTCTTCTGTTGATTTCTACAATAGTTTTCTCATCAAAATTAGTTTTAGTGCAATAATCTAATACCTTAGAAAAATCTTTATCATTTAAATTATTAAACTCAATATCCAGTAAATTTTCTTCTTGAGAATTAATTGTTATGAATTTACTAAAGGCATGAGGATGAGAAGTTAATTCTTGATTCAAATAACCTTTAATTGTTGCCAAAGCGGCTTTTTGTTTTGCTTTACTTTTTTTAGTATCTTCTGAGGGATTTATTGTTGTCATACCATTTAGATAACAATAGGAAAAATAAAGTTTTTTAGATTCACAATATTCTACTTTATAATCAATAGTAGAATTATCCGCTTGAGACTTTACTAATAAAACAGAAATAGTATCAATATTTTCATTGTCAAAAAAAAGATTAATTTTACCAACAAACCATAAATAATAATAGTCTTTAGGTTGTAAGGTTTGAAGACGAGATGTTATGTAAGGAATAATTTTTTCTTTTTGATGATTAAAAACCGCATATTGAATCAAATCTGAAAATTCATCGGGGGATAATTCATCTATGGATAAATTTTCAATATTATTAAATTTTTTCTCTATTTCTGCTTGTCTTTTTTTTCTTAAAAAATTAGATTTATCTTCTTTAAATTTTTGATCATATTCATTAATTTGTGAGCATAAATTATCTAATTCTTCTACACTATAAGGGGATAAATCTTTTTTAATAATGGCTTTAACAATTCGATGATTAACTAAGTCAACAAAACGACGTAAAGGACTGGTAAAATGAGTATAAGCCATTAATCCTAAACCAACATGAGGTTTTACCTGAGAATCATAGGTTGCTGGTACTAAAAGATGTCCCATGGTTTTTTTTACTAACTCAAAATCTGTTGTACCTACGTCTTGAGTACGGTATAATGCTGGAATATTATTTTTTCCTAAAAAATTAGCAATGGTGGTATTTGTTAAAATCATTAATTCTGCAATTAACTGATAAGTATTAACATTTTCTTTAATTAAGTTTCCATCCTCATCCACATAACCATCATCGGTTAAAATTCCTGATTTTCCTCCTCTTTTTTTGCCAATCAATTGAGCAACTTTTTGCATTTTAAGTAATAATTGATGTTCAGGAATATTATCAGGATTCGTTAATATTTTTTCGACTTCTGTATAACTAAACGCTTTTTTATTGGTAAAAATAGTTTCTTTAATATGAAAAGAATTAACATTTCCAGTATTATCTATTTGAAAAAAAATAGTTAAAGCTAATCTTTTTTGTTCTTCTTCTAATGAACCTAAATTAGTGCTAATATGACAGGGTAGCATAGGAGTCGGTGGAGTTGTGTGATATAAAGTTGCAACTCTAAATAAGGCTTCTTTGTCAATAGGAGAATTTTTAGGAATAATTGTTGATACATCAGTAATACTAATCTGCAACTCAAAAGACTTATTATTTAATTCTATCAACCAAATCCCATCATCTCGATCAACAGTAGTAGCATCATCAATGGTGATGCCAAATACAGATAAACGATTTTGAGAATAATCCTCTAAGTTGAGATTGGACGCTTGTGTTATTTGTTGAGAATTAAATTTTCTTGGTTTGATGTTACCTTTCATACCCCATATCCGATTAACAGATGAATTCTAAA encodes the following:
- a CDS encoding type II toxin-antitoxin system HicB family antitoxin → MKIKAIVHTAEEGGYWAEVPIFDGCYTQGETIEEVLENLQEIISLYVEDEPENLNPSESGI
- a CDS encoding type II toxin-antitoxin system HicA family toxin, which gives rise to MKSISGKKLGQILEKKGRRLIRIKGSHYRYQKNHTSISIPVHGNQDLKIGLLKYEKSQFNRVGFNLMVE
- a CDS encoding RNB domain-containing ribonuclease produces the protein MKGNIKPRKFNSQQITQASNLNLEDYSQNRLSVFGITIDDATTVDRDDGIWLIELNNKSFELQISITDVSTIIPKNSPIDKEALFRVATLYHTTPPTPMLPCHISTNLGSLEEEQKRLALTIFFQIDNTGNVNSFHIKETIFTNKKAFSYTEVEKILTNPDNIPEHQLLLKMQKVAQLIGKKRGGKSGILTDDGYVDEDGNLIKENVNTYQLIAELMILTNTTIANFLGKNNIPALYRTQDVGTTDFELVKKTMGHLLVPATYDSQVKPHVGLGLMAYTHFTSPLRRFVDLVNHRIVKAIIKKDLSPYSVEELDNLCSQINEYDQKFKEDKSNFLRKKRQAEIEKKFNNIENLSIDELSPDEFSDLIQYAVFNHQKEKIIPYITSRLQTLQPKDYYYLWFVGKINLFFDNENIDTISVLLVKSQADNSTIDYKVEYCESKKLYFSYCYLNGMTTINPSEDTKKSKAKQKAALATIKGYLNQELTSHPHAFSKFITINSQEENLLDIEFNNLNDKDFSKVLDYCTKTNFDEKTIVEINRRINNLLPKDLYKIWFQGKINKYFDNPNLDTISVLLIHSQLTGAVVEYKIDYHQKTQKYIAYCYVNELTHPQPQFDTKKTKAKQKSSLAYIQSYLNNQLIDEPNLFAVEEIVAEEELPHNIKNIESINIEEKEEKKKEKNVIEESDWVSKLYHFCQLNQLGYPEYNFLNIDGFFTCTISLICDDKTIISKGYGKNKKDAKQSASRVIIIQHKLTLS